A single region of the Anticarsia gemmatalis isolate Benzon Research Colony breed Stoneville strain chromosome 11, ilAntGemm2 primary, whole genome shotgun sequence genome encodes:
- the LOC142976425 gene encoding uncharacterized protein LOC142976425 isoform X1, whose amino-acid sequence MIASVLCLVGKIIQVAKSVYYNSEIEQFEPRKRKPRKRTRRSRKKKRRKGPPPRLGLKAASPGVAGADEDCNSNTSLTGSQHSAHDEIDAHCDNSGYLWFLDYNPIFRDGSCHHTSVLSSVSASYKGISDLTSRFEFTSRYNDIARDLDANLAEADMESFRTEDIHALLMTANLPHDTIIDDRTHDSNPRGEMFASISSSLMERFRFDSSVSADSSFQGEESVGSINTMSICKSELLFSPVKEGAHGVHFSVDSLDCELPSEQDLILTCQANKDNYTIAFEGSLTTYSEDSECAEPAVNQKHDKLGEEEETLVLDNDERTRRNLELLERCKKLTNKLTTSMARSDLGLTTWSKLKKQTSQSPLRRHPSGNNNEGSNDATDATNDNMNNSVIKSQSLPNLYRRKLMSSSINSAALSNSTVDSFTVNQRITGTTMCMKVYDVSQHRSTHGSQHSEPMSTSSTENHTSSDKSQPKQTFSLVKLFMKQKSMSNDGIVSMEQLERSECWPSSSGGESGESMGEQKLGDSKSGISERPQIDLPVDAVEEVTSLVYEEIPPTNPHSHRVYDEVLIEEEETGDGAKLSDSENNLYATVNKPHLKRTNLNIMNSPSKRTNRKSCSSQSSATSVSISSCSESDGTQITRMNRLLQKEHCDHKSTSTHLEANTIDKSMQTSSMHLSSMSQRELFKLVEPTFLEKLKEGDCEKPVFVLYPSYTLPDISFLNGRPNIYLNPLKVNVSPKSSETKRRLNVKGKRPFSCNDLEMLKKKGLGHIKDWDSLNFLLPLECRQLLSEVPELMQHMKEKEGPSKCGDKYCNASPASRSKRPMSCDCNNLAGNTTAVSSSSSTATQPSSGYRGSSTMLTDSSAQNSPAPAGNFNPLFVYRYDSATSSEASGVNNDGQRVNPMIPKRSLSLADQNRILKQGELAPPRPPLPKSILRKSMDKTRKSSAHTKRYSMFEMDDLIQDPVVCLTAATEHKTKRRSLQEPYYLQNQNVDYRKNNDLAAKRLSQQFLDAAEKDADYNEYYPDEGVGTESSLESGKSNELKFHRPHTPPLPKPRTKKMEYTEFPPPGALISSADLQQLEEFLKHSGFNCQNMDEWDQNQVQKVRNQVTKFLQMKRSQEENQRSTESSGSSCNSKKSVSFAQKSEANRVDSQQTQLKPMEDVKGVSLTTPPNSPNISAVIAQRHYQGKNLAEIPICEEAEVSPDEFGSPIHHDARGKYDVIDVSQKRALVSNVTDAVEMLIQHFSPATDQAELAFLGDSKESPACAKIALNALCPALYAIFRDGLKENIETSFGAVNNSVWQMVEATARQGPITKSLNELVLRINSEDAVTEGLVKFNAFILGLLNAQSVDAWVSFVRTRESVLAKHYTPDSLILAGCVGEPRCRALLDTLLASLEPLKLLPFSLDLMFEMRELHRSFKKIESDMRAASRPTSINTPPLTLNQRNLLKLVRSMQSSGLSSDDCQTSVIMRHKEPKNKEPSTPDLLNDSANVKTTVEKNRPRSCVNPTAIGYDICPNNSRIELETNRRWSGVHLGSKLMQAFDRLVFDDSDDYTDSLENNKPSAKPSSNEAKLECSGEEQWRPGSASSGASANTGNASGNSGGKFRRLQLKWEMLSNAESPVTPSGETSPAAARGSKIPRPVSSPVRPQAPALQSPAKNTHRGIPVPVRKGTSPTTSTPRSGTTRTTSTNKKPPQPANRIIPETTTKKANVKPRVQSDPVSKNTSNYVKRTPPASRLDGACGGGAAARPSSLPYGRAAPPPAPRRAASSSAARSQRTSTQQKHKYVRTLWHRLPSDSGHLAFNEGERLRLILEVDDQYLLCCRGEQKGLVPRDAVLLEDF is encoded by the exons GGCCACCGCCACGGCTGGGGCTGAAGGCGGCGAGCCCCGGGGTGGCAGGCGCCGACGAGGACTGCAACAGCAACACCAGCCTCACTGGGAGCCAGCACTCGGCGCACGATGAAATCGACGCACACTGCGATAACTCCGGCTACCTCTGGTTTCTCGATTACAA CCCAATATTTCGAGACGGCTCCTGCCACCACACATCAGTGCTGTCCTCCGTGTCAGCCTCGTACAAAGGCATAAGCGATCTAACATCACGGTTCGAGTTCACGTCGCGTTACAACGACATCGCGCGGGACCTCGACGCCAACCTCGCCGAGGCTGACATGGAGAGTTTTCGAACCGAAGACATACACGCACTGCTGATGACCGCCAACTTGCCACACGACACCATTATTGATGATAGGACGCATGAT AGTAACCCCCGAGGCGAGATGTTCGCGAGCATCTCTAGTTCTCTCATGGAAAGGTTTCGATTCGACAGCAGTGTCAGTGCCGACAGTAGTTTCCAG GGTGAAGAATCCGTCGGTTCGATCAACACAATGTCAATATGCAAGTCTGAACTTCTGTTCTCCCCCGTGAAAGAGGGTGCGCATGGCGTTCACTTTAGCGTGGACAGCCTGGACTGCGAACTGCCCTCTGAGCAGGACCTCATTCTCACCTGCCAGGCCAATAAGGACAACTATACCATCGCCTTTGAGGGCAGTCTCACTACATACTCTGAGGACAGTGAGTGTGCTGAACCCGCCGTCAATCAAAAACATG ACAAATTGGGCGAAGAAGAAGAAACCTTAGTTTTAGATAACGATGAAAGAACGCGCAGGAACTTAGAATTATTAGAAAGATGTAAGAAATTAACAAATAAGTTAACAACGTCTATGGCTAGGAGCGATTTAGGATTAACTACTTGGAGTAAGCTTAAGAAACAAACCAGTCAGTCACCCTTAAGGAG gCACCCATCCGGTAACAATAATGAAGGCTCAAATGATGCGACTGATGCCACAAACGACAACATGAACAATTCAGTCATTAAAAGCCAAAGTTTGCCAAATCTGTACAGAAGGAAACTTATGAGTAGTTCCATAAATTCAGCTGCTCTGAGTAATTCAACG GTGGATTCTTTCACCGTGAATCAAAGGATAACCGGCACTACCATGTGCATGAAAGTCTACGATGTGTCACAACATCGATCAACACATGGAAGCCAGCACTCGGAACCCATGAGCACTTCTTCTACAGAAAATCACACTTCTTCAGACAAAAGTCAACCCAAACAAACATTTAGTTTAGTAAAACTTTTCATGAAGCAAAAAAGTATGAGCAACGATGGTATCGTCAGCATGGAACAATTGGAAAGATCTGAGTGCTGGCCTTCGAGTTCAGGAGGAGAGAGTGGAGAGTCTATGGGCGAACAAAAATTAGGTGATTCGAAATCTGGAATCTCGGAACGTCCACAAATTGATTTACCTGTCGATGCTGTGGAAGAGGTCACTTCCCTCGTCTACGAAGAGATTCCACCTACCAATCCTCATAGTCATAGAGTATACGATGAAGTTCTCATTGAGGAAGAAGAAACTGGCGATGGAGCTAAATTGAGTGATAGCGAGAACAACCTCTACGCCACAGTCAACAAACCACATCTTAAGAGaacaaatctaaatattatgaatagtCCTTCAAAACGTACGAATAGAAAATCTTGTTCATCACAATCTTCAGCTACAAGCGTTAGTATTTCCAGTTGTTCAGAGTCTGACGGAACTCAAATCACCAGGATGAACAGGCTCCTACAAAAGGAGCACTGTGACCACAAGTCTACGTCAACTCACCTTGAAGCTAATACTATAGATAAAAGCATGCAGACGTCGAGCATGCATTTATCTAGTATGTCGCAACGAGAACTATTTAAGCTTGTAGAACCTACCTTCCTAGAAAAATTGAAAGAAGGAGATTGTGAAAAACCTGTATTTGTATTATATCCAAGTTATACTTTACCAGACATCAGCTTCTTGAATGGAAGgcccaatatttatttaaatccttTAAAAGTTAATGTATCGCCTAAGTCCAGTGAAACTAAGAGAAGGTTAAACGTCAAAGGCAAACGGCCTTTTTCGTGCAATGATTTAGAAATGTTGAAGAAAAAGGGACTTGGACATATCAAAGACTGGGATTCACTCAACTTCTTACTGCCACTAGAATGTAGGCAGTTATTGTCCGAAGTACCTGAATTAATGCAACACATGAAGGAAAAAGAAGGCCCGTCTAAATGCGGAGATAAGTACTGCAACGCGTCGCCTGCGTCCAGGTCTAAGCGACCAATGAGCTGTGATTGTAATAACTTAGCAGGAAACACGACCGCGGTATCGTCAAGCTCGAGCACAGCAACTCAGCCGTCTTCAGGCTACCGTGGCTCGTCTACAATGCTCACAGACTCCTCAGCACAAAACAGCCCTGCACCAGCTGGAAACTTCAATCCCTTATTTGTGTATCGTTACGACAGCGCTACGAGCTCTGAAGCGAGTGGTGTCAATAATGACGGACAGAGAGTTAATCCCATGATTCCGAAACGATCGCTCTCATTAGCAGATCAAAATCGCATTCTCAAACAAGGAGAGTTAGCGCCGCCAAGGCCGCCATTACCAAAGAGCATATTACGCAAGTCGATGGATAAGACGCGGAAATCTAGCGCGCACACTAAACGTTATAGTATGTTTGAAATGGATGACCTCATTCAAGATCCCGTCGTATGTTTAACGGCTGCGACTGAACATAAAACGAAAAGAAGATCATTGCAAGAACCATACTATCTACAAAACCAAAACGTAGACTACAGAAAGAACAATGATTTGGCAGCCAAAAGATTATCTCAACAATTTCTCGATGCAGCAGAAAAGGATGCCGATTATAATGAGTACTATCCAGATGAAGGGGTTGGAACCGAGAGTAGTCTTGAGTCAGGCAAATCAAATGAACTTAAGTTTCACAGACCCCACACACCACCGCTACCAAAACCACGAACGAAGAAAATGGAATATACTGAATTCCCTCCACCCGGTGCACTTATTAGCAGTGCGGATTTGCAACAACTAGAAGAATTTTTGAAACACAGTGGCTTCAATTGTCAAAACATGGATGAATGGGACCAAAATCAAGTTCAAAAGGTAAGGAACCAGGTTACCAAATTCCTACAAATGAAGCGGTCTCAGGAGGAGAACCAAAGGTCCACAGAATCGAGCGGCAGTAGTTGTAATAGTAAGAAGTCAGTGAGTTTTGCACAGAAGTCTGAGGCCAACAGGGTCGATAGTCAACAGACTCAGTTAAAGCCTATGGAAGACGTAAAGGGCGTGAGTCTTACCACTCCACCCAACTCGCCCAACATTTCCGCTGTCATAGCGCAGAGGCATTATCAG GGAAAGAATCTAGCTGAGATACCAATCTGTGAAGAAGCTGAAGTGAGTCCTGACGAATTTGGAAGCCCCATCCATCATGACGCGAGAGGAAAATACGACGTGATCGATGTGTCACAAAAGAGAg CTTTAGTGTCTAATGTAACCGATGCTGTAGAAATGTTAATTCAGCATTTCTCTCCGGCTACGGATCAAGCTGAGTTGGCGTTCCTCGGAGATTCGAAAGAGTCCCCGGCCTGCGCTAAAATAGCACTGAATGCGTTATGTCCAGCCTTATACGCCATCTTCAGAGACGGCCTCAAGGAAAATATCGAGACCTCTTTCGGAGCTGTGAACAACTCAGTTTGGCAAATGGTCGAAGCTACTGCAAGACAAG GACCTATTACAAAGTCTCTGAATGAATTAGTACTAAGGATTAACAGTGAAGATGCTGTTACGGAAGGTCTAGTCAAATTCAATGCATTTATTCTTGGATTGTTAAA CGCCCAGTCTGTTGATGCGTGGGTGTCATTCGTTCGTACGAGGGAGTCAGTGCTCGCTAAACATTACACACCTGACTCTCTGATCCTCGCTGGTTGTGTGGGCGAGCCGCGGTGTCGCGCACTACTCGACACCTTACTCGCCAGTCTGGAACCATTGAAATTACTACCATTCTCACTGGATCTTATGTTCGAAATGCGTGAACTACACAGAAGCTTCAAGAAAATTGAAAGCGATATGCGTGCGGCAAGCCGA CCCACTTCAATTAACACTCCACCACTAACACTGAACCAGCGGAATTTGCTGAAGCTGGTGCGTTCCATGCAGTCGAGCGGACTCTCGAGCGACGACTGCCAAACTTCTGTCATAATGAGACACAAAGAGCCCAAGAACAAAGAGCCGTCTACACCCGACCTGCTGAACGACTCTGCCAATGTTAAGACCACGGTAGAAAAGAATAGACCCCGGTCGTGCGTCAACCCGACTGCGATCGGTTACGACATCTGCCCTAACAATAGCAGAATAGAGTTGGAGACTAACCGCAGATGGTCTGGGGTGCACTTGGGCTCTAAGTTGATGCAGGCGTTCGATAGACTCGTGTTCGACGACAGCGACGATTACACTGATAGTCTAGAGAACAATAAACCCTCCGCTAAACCCTCCAGCAATGAAGCGAAG CTGGAGTGTAGCGGGGAGGAGCAATGGCGGCCAGGCTCGGCCAGCAGCGGCGCGAGTGCTAACACGGGCAATGCAAGCGGCAACTCTGGCGGCAAATTCAGAAGGTTGCAGCTCAAGTGGGAGATGCTGAGCAATGCAGAAAGCCCCGTAACACCGTCGG GAGAGACGTCtccggcggcggcgcgcggctcGAAGATCCCTCGGCCCGTGTCATCGCCCGTCCGGCCACAGGCACCTGCCCTGCAGTCGCCAGCCAAGAATACCCATCG GGGAATCCCGGTTCCAGTACGGAAGGGTACATCTCCTACAACGTCGACTCCCAGGTCAGGCACCACGCGAACTACCTCTACCAATAAAAAACCGCCGCAACCAGCTAACAG AATTATACCTGAGACGACGACGAAGAAAGCGAACGTGAAACCGAGGGTGCAAAGTGATCCTGTGTCTAAAAACACAAGCAATTATGTTAAGAGAACACCGCC GGCGTCGCGATTGGACGGCGCTTGCGGCggtggcgcggcggcgcggcccTCGTCGCTGCCGTAcggccgcgccgcgccgccgcccgccccgcGCCGGGCCGCCTCCTCCTCCGCCGCGCGCTCGCAGCGGACCAGCACGCAGCAGAAACACAA ATACGTTAGAACGCTCTGGCACCGGCTCCCCTCGGACTCGGGCCACCTGGCGTTCAACGAAGGCGAGCGTCTGCGACTGATCCTCGAGGTGGACGATCAGTACCTGTTGTGTTGTCGCGGGGAGCAGAAGGGGCTCGTACCGCGCGACGCGGTCCTGTTAGAGGACTTCTGA
- the LOC142976425 gene encoding uncharacterized protein LOC142976425 isoform X6, protein MIASVLCLVGKIIQVAKSVYYNSEIEQFEPRKRKPRKRTRRSRKKKRRKGPPPRLGLKAASPGVAGADEDCNSNTSLTGSQHSAHDEIDAHCDNSGYLWFLDYNPIFRDGSCHHTSVLSSVSASYKGISDLTSRFEFTSRYNDIARDLDANLAEADMESFRTEDIHALLMTANLPHDTIIDDRTHDSNPRGEMFASISSSLMERFRFDSSVSADSSFQGEESVGSINTMSICKSELLFSPVKEGAHGVHFSVDSLDCELPSEQDLILTCQANKDNYTIAFEGSLTTYSEDSECAEPAVNQKHDKLGEEEETLVLDNDERTRRNLELLERCKKLTNKLTTSMARSDLGLTTWSKLKKQTSQSPLRRHPSGNNNEGSNDATDATNDNMNNSVIKSQSLPNLYRRKLMSSSINSAALSNSTVDSFTVNQRITGTTMCMKVYDVSQHRSTHGSQHSEPMSTSSTENHTSSDKSQPKQTFSLVKLFMKQKSMSNDGIVSMEQLERSECWPSSSGGESGESMGEQKLGDSKSGISERPQIDLPVDAVEEVTSLVYEEIPPTNPHSHRVYDEVLIEEEETGDGAKLSDSENNLYATVNKPHLKRTNLNIMNSPSKRTNRKSCSSQSSATSVSISSCSESDGTQITRMNRLLQKEHCDHKSTSTHLEANTIDKSMQTSSMHLSSMSQRELFKLVEPTFLEKLKEGDCEKPVFVLYPSYTLPDISFLNGRPNIYLNPLKVNVSPKSSETKRRLNVKGKRPFSCNDLEMLKKKGLGHIKDWDSLNFLLPLECRQLLSEVPELMQHMKEKEGPSKCGDKYCNASPASRSKRPMSCDCNNLAGNTTAVSSSSSTATQPSSGYRGSSTMLTDSSAQNSPAPAGNFNPLFVYRYDSATSSEASGVNNDGQRVNPMIPKRSLSLADQNRILKQGELAPPRPPLPKSILRKSMDKTRKSSAHTKRYSMFEMDDLIQDPVVCLTAATEHKTKRRSLQEPYYLQNQNVDYRKNNDLAAKRLSQQFLDAAEKDADYNEYYPDEGVGTESSLESGKSNELKFHRPHTPPLPKPRTKKMEYTEFPPPGALISSADLQQLEEFLKHSGFNCQNMDEWDQNQVQKGKNLAEIPICEEAEVSPDEFGSPIHHDARGKYDVIDVSQKRALVSNVTDAVEMLIQHFSPATDQAELAFLGDSKESPACAKIALNALCPALYAIFRDGLKENIETSFGAVNNSVWQMVEATARQGPITKSLNELVLRINSEDAVTEGLVKFNAFILGLLNAQSVDAWVSFVRTRESVLAKHYTPDSLILAGCVGEPRCRALLDTLLASLEPLKLLPFSLDLMFEMRELHRSFKKIESDMRAASRPTSINTPPLTLNQRNLLKLVRSMQSSGLSSDDCQTSVIMRHKEPKNKEPSTPDLLNDSANVKTTVEKNRPRSCVNPTAIGYDICPNNSRIELETNRRWSGVHLGSKLMQAFDRLVFDDSDDYTDSLENNKPSAKPSSNEAKLECSGEEQWRPGSASSGASANTGNASGNSGGKFRRLQLKWEMLSNAESPVTPSGETSPAAARGSKIPRPVSSPVRPQAPALQSPAKNTHRGIPVPVRKGTSPTTSTPRSGTTRTTSTNKKPPQPANRIIPETTTKKANVKPRVQSDPVSKNTSNYVKRTPPASRLDGACGGGAAARPSSLPYGRAAPPPAPRRAASSSAARSQRTSTQQKHKYVRTLWHRLPSDSGHLAFNEGERLRLILEVDDQYLLCCRGEQKGLVPRDAVLLEDF, encoded by the exons GGCCACCGCCACGGCTGGGGCTGAAGGCGGCGAGCCCCGGGGTGGCAGGCGCCGACGAGGACTGCAACAGCAACACCAGCCTCACTGGGAGCCAGCACTCGGCGCACGATGAAATCGACGCACACTGCGATAACTCCGGCTACCTCTGGTTTCTCGATTACAA CCCAATATTTCGAGACGGCTCCTGCCACCACACATCAGTGCTGTCCTCCGTGTCAGCCTCGTACAAAGGCATAAGCGATCTAACATCACGGTTCGAGTTCACGTCGCGTTACAACGACATCGCGCGGGACCTCGACGCCAACCTCGCCGAGGCTGACATGGAGAGTTTTCGAACCGAAGACATACACGCACTGCTGATGACCGCCAACTTGCCACACGACACCATTATTGATGATAGGACGCATGAT AGTAACCCCCGAGGCGAGATGTTCGCGAGCATCTCTAGTTCTCTCATGGAAAGGTTTCGATTCGACAGCAGTGTCAGTGCCGACAGTAGTTTCCAG GGTGAAGAATCCGTCGGTTCGATCAACACAATGTCAATATGCAAGTCTGAACTTCTGTTCTCCCCCGTGAAAGAGGGTGCGCATGGCGTTCACTTTAGCGTGGACAGCCTGGACTGCGAACTGCCCTCTGAGCAGGACCTCATTCTCACCTGCCAGGCCAATAAGGACAACTATACCATCGCCTTTGAGGGCAGTCTCACTACATACTCTGAGGACAGTGAGTGTGCTGAACCCGCCGTCAATCAAAAACATG ACAAATTGGGCGAAGAAGAAGAAACCTTAGTTTTAGATAACGATGAAAGAACGCGCAGGAACTTAGAATTATTAGAAAGATGTAAGAAATTAACAAATAAGTTAACAACGTCTATGGCTAGGAGCGATTTAGGATTAACTACTTGGAGTAAGCTTAAGAAACAAACCAGTCAGTCACCCTTAAGGAG gCACCCATCCGGTAACAATAATGAAGGCTCAAATGATGCGACTGATGCCACAAACGACAACATGAACAATTCAGTCATTAAAAGCCAAAGTTTGCCAAATCTGTACAGAAGGAAACTTATGAGTAGTTCCATAAATTCAGCTGCTCTGAGTAATTCAACG GTGGATTCTTTCACCGTGAATCAAAGGATAACCGGCACTACCATGTGCATGAAAGTCTACGATGTGTCACAACATCGATCAACACATGGAAGCCAGCACTCGGAACCCATGAGCACTTCTTCTACAGAAAATCACACTTCTTCAGACAAAAGTCAACCCAAACAAACATTTAGTTTAGTAAAACTTTTCATGAAGCAAAAAAGTATGAGCAACGATGGTATCGTCAGCATGGAACAATTGGAAAGATCTGAGTGCTGGCCTTCGAGTTCAGGAGGAGAGAGTGGAGAGTCTATGGGCGAACAAAAATTAGGTGATTCGAAATCTGGAATCTCGGAACGTCCACAAATTGATTTACCTGTCGATGCTGTGGAAGAGGTCACTTCCCTCGTCTACGAAGAGATTCCACCTACCAATCCTCATAGTCATAGAGTATACGATGAAGTTCTCATTGAGGAAGAAGAAACTGGCGATGGAGCTAAATTGAGTGATAGCGAGAACAACCTCTACGCCACAGTCAACAAACCACATCTTAAGAGaacaaatctaaatattatgaatagtCCTTCAAAACGTACGAATAGAAAATCTTGTTCATCACAATCTTCAGCTACAAGCGTTAGTATTTCCAGTTGTTCAGAGTCTGACGGAACTCAAATCACCAGGATGAACAGGCTCCTACAAAAGGAGCACTGTGACCACAAGTCTACGTCAACTCACCTTGAAGCTAATACTATAGATAAAAGCATGCAGACGTCGAGCATGCATTTATCTAGTATGTCGCAACGAGAACTATTTAAGCTTGTAGAACCTACCTTCCTAGAAAAATTGAAAGAAGGAGATTGTGAAAAACCTGTATTTGTATTATATCCAAGTTATACTTTACCAGACATCAGCTTCTTGAATGGAAGgcccaatatttatttaaatccttTAAAAGTTAATGTATCGCCTAAGTCCAGTGAAACTAAGAGAAGGTTAAACGTCAAAGGCAAACGGCCTTTTTCGTGCAATGATTTAGAAATGTTGAAGAAAAAGGGACTTGGACATATCAAAGACTGGGATTCACTCAACTTCTTACTGCCACTAGAATGTAGGCAGTTATTGTCCGAAGTACCTGAATTAATGCAACACATGAAGGAAAAAGAAGGCCCGTCTAAATGCGGAGATAAGTACTGCAACGCGTCGCCTGCGTCCAGGTCTAAGCGACCAATGAGCTGTGATTGTAATAACTTAGCAGGAAACACGACCGCGGTATCGTCAAGCTCGAGCACAGCAACTCAGCCGTCTTCAGGCTACCGTGGCTCGTCTACAATGCTCACAGACTCCTCAGCACAAAACAGCCCTGCACCAGCTGGAAACTTCAATCCCTTATTTGTGTATCGTTACGACAGCGCTACGAGCTCTGAAGCGAGTGGTGTCAATAATGACGGACAGAGAGTTAATCCCATGATTCCGAAACGATCGCTCTCATTAGCAGATCAAAATCGCATTCTCAAACAAGGAGAGTTAGCGCCGCCAAGGCCGCCATTACCAAAGAGCATATTACGCAAGTCGATGGATAAGACGCGGAAATCTAGCGCGCACACTAAACGTTATAGTATGTTTGAAATGGATGACCTCATTCAAGATCCCGTCGTATGTTTAACGGCTGCGACTGAACATAAAACGAAAAGAAGATCATTGCAAGAACCATACTATCTACAAAACCAAAACGTAGACTACAGAAAGAACAATGATTTGGCAGCCAAAAGATTATCTCAACAATTTCTCGATGCAGCAGAAAAGGATGCCGATTATAATGAGTACTATCCAGATGAAGGGGTTGGAACCGAGAGTAGTCTTGAGTCAGGCAAATCAAATGAACTTAAGTTTCACAGACCCCACACACCACCGCTACCAAAACCACGAACGAAGAAAATGGAATATACTGAATTCCCTCCACCCGGTGCACTTATTAGCAGTGCGGATTTGCAACAACTAGAAGAATTTTTGAAACACAGTGGCTTCAATTGTCAAAACATGGATGAATGGGACCAAAATCAAGTTCAAAAG GGAAAGAATCTAGCTGAGATACCAATCTGTGAAGAAGCTGAAGTGAGTCCTGACGAATTTGGAAGCCCCATCCATCATGACGCGAGAGGAAAATACGACGTGATCGATGTGTCACAAAAGAGAg CTTTAGTGTCTAATGTAACCGATGCTGTAGAAATGTTAATTCAGCATTTCTCTCCGGCTACGGATCAAGCTGAGTTGGCGTTCCTCGGAGATTCGAAAGAGTCCCCGGCCTGCGCTAAAATAGCACTGAATGCGTTATGTCCAGCCTTATACGCCATCTTCAGAGACGGCCTCAAGGAAAATATCGAGACCTCTTTCGGAGCTGTGAACAACTCAGTTTGGCAAATGGTCGAAGCTACTGCAAGACAAG GACCTATTACAAAGTCTCTGAATGAATTAGTACTAAGGATTAACAGTGAAGATGCTGTTACGGAAGGTCTAGTCAAATTCAATGCATTTATTCTTGGATTGTTAAA CGCCCAGTCTGTTGATGCGTGGGTGTCATTCGTTCGTACGAGGGAGTCAGTGCTCGCTAAACATTACACACCTGACTCTCTGATCCTCGCTGGTTGTGTGGGCGAGCCGCGGTGTCGCGCACTACTCGACACCTTACTCGCCAGTCTGGAACCATTGAAATTACTACCATTCTCACTGGATCTTATGTTCGAAATGCGTGAACTACACAGAAGCTTCAAGAAAATTGAAAGCGATATGCGTGCGGCAAGCCGA CCCACTTCAATTAACACTCCACCACTAACACTGAACCAGCGGAATTTGCTGAAGCTGGTGCGTTCCATGCAGTCGAGCGGACTCTCGAGCGACGACTGCCAAACTTCTGTCATAATGAGACACAAAGAGCCCAAGAACAAAGAGCCGTCTACACCCGACCTGCTGAACGACTCTGCCAATGTTAAGACCACGGTAGAAAAGAATAGACCCCGGTCGTGCGTCAACCCGACTGCGATCGGTTACGACATCTGCCCTAACAATAGCAGAATAGAGTTGGAGACTAACCGCAGATGGTCTGGGGTGCACTTGGGCTCTAAGTTGATGCAGGCGTTCGATAGACTCGTGTTCGACGACAGCGACGATTACACTGATAGTCTAGAGAACAATAAACCCTCCGCTAAACCCTCCAGCAATGAAGCGAAG CTGGAGTGTAGCGGGGAGGAGCAATGGCGGCCAGGCTCGGCCAGCAGCGGCGCGAGTGCTAACACGGGCAATGCAAGCGGCAACTCTGGCGGCAAATTCAGAAGGTTGCAGCTCAAGTGGGAGATGCTGAGCAATGCAGAAAGCCCCGTAACACCGTCGG GAGAGACGTCtccggcggcggcgcgcggctcGAAGATCCCTCGGCCCGTGTCATCGCCCGTCCGGCCACAGGCACCTGCCCTGCAGTCGCCAGCCAAGAATACCCATCG GGGAATCCCGGTTCCAGTACGGAAGGGTACATCTCCTACAACGTCGACTCCCAGGTCAGGCACCACGCGAACTACCTCTACCAATAAAAAACCGCCGCAACCAGCTAACAG AATTATACCTGAGACGACGACGAAGAAAGCGAACGTGAAACCGAGGGTGCAAAGTGATCCTGTGTCTAAAAACACAAGCAATTATGTTAAGAGAACACCGCC GGCGTCGCGATTGGACGGCGCTTGCGGCggtggcgcggcggcgcggcccTCGTCGCTGCCGTAcggccgcgccgcgccgccgcccgccccgcGCCGGGCCGCCTCCTCCTCCGCCGCGCGCTCGCAGCGGACCAGCACGCAGCAGAAACACAA ATACGTTAGAACGCTCTGGCACCGGCTCCCCTCGGACTCGGGCCACCTGGCGTTCAACGAAGGCGAGCGTCTGCGACTGATCCTCGAGGTGGACGATCAGTACCTGTTGTGTTGTCGCGGGGAGCAGAAGGGGCTCGTACCGCGCGACGCGGTCCTGTTAGAGGACTTCTGA